A stretch of DNA from Shewanella sediminis HAW-EB3:
AGATTATTGAGTCGATTTTAACTTAATGTTTTCGATTTGACCTATTTGGTTGTTATGATTGTTTAAAAATATCTATGGAATATATTATGAATAAAACACTATTAGCTTTCTCTCTGCTCGTTTCATTTGGCTCATCTGCGGCTGATTTTCAGGGACGAGATGCCACTTTTTTAGAGAATGCAGCCCAGCATATGATCTCGGTTAAAAACTATGATTCAGGGGAGAATGCTGCATCTACCTTTCCCCATGCCTACAAGTTTACCCATAGTTATCGCATCAGCCACGGCCTTCTGGGAAGTGGGCAGGATGTGCTGTCTCCTGAAGTATTAAAGAGTGATAAGCAACTCGATTTCAGTAAGATTATGATCACCGATATTGATGGTCAGATGGATCTCAATACTTTTCTGCGGGATCGCCTGAAAAACCATTCTATGGTCGTGGTCAATGGTGATCGTCTGTTGCACGAACATTATTGGAATAACATGGATGAACACTCTACCCACTTGATGATGTCGGTAACAAAGTCATTTACCTCGATGATGGCGGCGATTGCTGTGAGTGAGGGAAAGCTGGATATGAGCAAACCCGTTATCCACTATCTGCCCGAACTGAAAGGTACTGCATGGGAAACGGCAAGCGTACAGGAAGTGGCAGATATGAGAACCTCAGTGATCCAGAAGGTCTCCAAGCATAAATCCTGGGATGACCGCATGACACTATCTCAGTCCTATAACGGTGATACCGCTGGTGATTACCCTCGTGGTGTGACGGATTATTTTCCATTGGTGACTAAGGTCGAAACAAAGATGGGTAAGAAATACACCTATCAATGTGTAAATACAGAAGTTTTAGGCAAGGTGGTTGAAGCGGCGACAGGAAAAAGACTCGCAGACCTGATTGAGGATAATATTTGGAAGAAAGTCGGATTAGAAAATGATGCCTTTCTAATGTCAGATCATGTCGGTGGTGCCGTTGCTTCGGGTGGACTGAATGCCGCGACTAAGGACATGGCCCGTATTGGTAAGGTGCTGATGAATGATGGTAAGAACTATCTTGGAGAGCAAGTGATCCCATCGGATTTTATCTCTGGTCTATTACAAGGGGATGATAACGTTCGCTCTGCATGGAAACTCAGTAAGGAAGCCTCCCTTGCAGATGGTTGGTATAAGGACCAATTTCGCCTATTGAATGTAGGTGGTTACTCGATATTGGCAATGGTGGGTATTCATGGGCAGGTTGTCGCTATGGATAAAGCCAGTGGCACCGTTATTGCGATGAATGGAGGTTATCCTATGACAGAGACACCGCGGATGGCTATTTCACTCTTTCATAAAGTGATCCCGGCAATTCTTGATGCTGTCGAGCATTAAGCTTCAAGATTAATGCTCGTTTTAAGGATCCTCTGCACTTTGAGTGCAGGGGATTTTTTATTTCTATTAATCAATTAAATGAACACAGGTTTATCGTGAATGTATCAGAGGGAAGTTAATGAAACCCGCTTCAGTTTAGGGAGGGGTTAAGCTCCCTGTTGGGCATTAAGCTTGTTTCCCTAGCCTTGAGTATCCAGCTTTTCATCTAAGAAGGTCGCCATCTTCTTCCTGGCAAGTTTTGCTTCTGGAATATTAAAAGAAAAGGCCTGAAATACATGCCACATTCCCTCATAAATATCGAGCTTAGCCTCGCCACCATTGCTGTCTATCGCTTGATACAACCTTACCGCGTTGCTCAAGAAGAGCTCCTTGGTTCCGGCCTGAATCAAGGTCGATGGAAAAGGTTTGCTGTAGTCACCATATACCGGAGATACATAGGGATGCTTTTGATCTTTCTTAGCGGCGTAGGCCTCTGCAGACGGCCTGAGTAGTAAGTCGTAAAGATAAAGAGGATCGGCATCTTTTAGCGTGTGATAGCTGTCACCGGTATCTGTAATGTCTGACCAGGGAGACCAAAGCACAACTGCGGCGGGCAACTCCATGCCTAAATCACGCATTTTAAGTACAGAGCCTGCCGCTAAGCCTCCACCTGCAGAATCCCCATAGATGGCGATATCTGACATCTTGTAACCTTGTTTGGTTAAGCCTTGGATAACGGTGATAACCTGATCTGTGATGGTGTCATATTTGGCATGAGGCGCCAGAGTATAATCTACAGATATCACACGAAGACCGGTATCTGCCGCCACAGGGACGCTGCTGGCTAAACTGCTTTTTGCCGTATATGCCACATACGCACCACCGTGTGTGTAGACTAAAACCTTACCGTTATCTTTCCAGCCCTGGGGTTTGATATCGACAACCGGTACGCCTGCGATGCTGGTTTCGTTAATGATGGGTTTGTAGATAGCCATTGCGGCATCATTGAGGGGCTGAACCTGTTCATCAGAAAGCACCTGTAACTGTTTCCATCCTTTCGTGTCCATCCCCTCTGGAATGACAGAGGCGTTTCGTAATTCGTGGGAAAAATTTTCAGTTAAAAACTCTTGTCCTTCGATTGATATTGTCGAGGGAACATAGAAGTCGTTGGCCATTGTCGCAGCGCTCAGTAAGCTTAAGGAAAGCACCCATGTTTTGATTTTCATTTTTCACCCATCATTATATTAAAAGTAATTTATCGATTCGATGTGTGTTTATCTTATTGAAAACCTTTCCACTATTCATTACTTACAGTGTTAGTTGTTGAGTCGCTTTTTTTTATTCATATCACTAAGATTTTGCTGGCTGACTAACCGAGTCACATAAAAAAGAGTCTCGGGAATAACTCAATTCCGACATATCTGTTTCTACTGCAACCAGCTGTTAAAAATGATCACTGTTTAATAACAATGAGGCGGCAGTTTTCCTTCCTTGTATCTCTAAGACTTATCAATTTTCTTAATGATGTCTGGTAAATCCACCCTCTATATCATGAGCTCACCTTAACAAAGAGAGACCCCTTCTTTGTTAAAGCCTTTGTAAAACCCATAGTAACCATTAGCAAGCCTAAGTCAGTCGCCGGTGACACGCTATGTCAGAAAGTAGCCAGACCCATACAAGGTGAGTAACCGGGCAAAAGCCAACTCATTCAGAGAACCATAGAGAATTATTATGAAAAAAGTATTATTAGCGTGCGCCGTAACTTCAATGTTAGCCCTATCCGCTTCGGCAACTGCGAGTGAATTTACACTCAACCCTATGGTTGGTGTTTCAAACAGTAAGGCCATGGGAACTAAGGCTGCCATCGGTTTGGAAGCGGGTTATAGCGACTTCGTTTTTGGTTATACCTACAGCGGTGCCGAGAAAGGTCAGAATATTAATACCAGCTTTGAAACAGACGTCATGCCTGGATCGCCAGATGTAGAGATGATTCAGGTAAACGGTAGCGAAAGAAATGATTATAAGGCTCATACCTTATACCTTGGTTACCAGTTTGATATCGGAGCAGGACAGCTAGCACTTAAGGCCGGTGCCGAGTTTTCAAAGCTAAAATCAGTGGGTCAATATGAACTTAATAATGCCACTCCGGGGCAAGAAACGGTCGATATAGCAGAACTAAGCTTAAACACCGCTAGCAGCACCGTGATTAAGCCTATGATTGGTGTCGGTTACTACATGAATAACGGCCTGAATTTCAACCTGCACTATACCTTCCACAACGGCGATCGTGACATGAAAGGAACCGGTTCGGTTCTCGACGCCCGAGGTACCGATGCAGGGCCTGTATCTTACTCTACTTCCGATAAAGACTTCAGCACTGTGATGTTTACTGTTGGTTACCGTTTCTAAGTCATTACTTAAATGATAAAGAATAAACGATAAGCGTCCACTCGGGCGCTTTTTAATATTTACAGGCCGATAAGTGAGAGCTTCTCCTTGCCTGAAATCGAAGATTATCTGGAGTCATTTCATGAAAAATATGAACCTTGATTTGTTTGGCAAGATCTCATTTGAGAAGGTGCTTAACGGCGTCTTTATCGGTGTCGGTCTGGTTATTATTTTCTTAGCCCTTGCGGCATGTTCCATTCATGAAGAGGCCGCTATGGCAAACATGAGTAACCCGGCTTCCGACTACTGCCTTGCATTGGATGGAAAGCTGGAGATTGTCAGCGGTCCCGATGGACAACAAGGTATTTGCACGCTTCCCTCGGGTGAAGTGATTGAAGAGTGGGAATTGTATCGTCGAGAACATCAAGATAAATAACATCTTCTCTTATTTAATCTGGCTACTTATAGATCTATAGCGGTTGTTTTTAATGCCCCAGAGGGAAAATTTAATGCATGCATCAAGTGTTACTTTAAAAGCAGATTCAGGTTTTACCTTAGTCGAACTCGTGATAGTAATAGTGATTTTGGGCATTTTGTCAGTGGTTGCGGCGCCCAAGTTTATCAATTTAAAAAGTGATGCTCACCGTTCGGTATTAAATGGTGTAAGAGGGGCTATCTCAAGCGGAAACCAGCTGGTTTACTCTAAAGCTGTGCTACAGGGAAAAGAGCGGCAAGCTGTGGCCGACGTTCAACTGGGAGGAAGCTTAGGCAGCGCCGTATTGACCTATGGTCATATCCCTTCCTCTTTGCCAGTGTCACAAAAAGCCAGCACAAAGAACATTGATAGTGCCGCCGTATATGAAAGTATTACTCAGATTCTG
This window harbors:
- a CDS encoding serine hydrolase domain-containing protein is translated as MNKTLLAFSLLVSFGSSAADFQGRDATFLENAAQHMISVKNYDSGENAASTFPHAYKFTHSYRISHGLLGSGQDVLSPEVLKSDKQLDFSKIMITDIDGQMDLNTFLRDRLKNHSMVVVNGDRLLHEHYWNNMDEHSTHLMMSVTKSFTSMMAAIAVSEGKLDMSKPVIHYLPELKGTAWETASVQEVADMRTSVIQKVSKHKSWDDRMTLSQSYNGDTAGDYPRGVTDYFPLVTKVETKMGKKYTYQCVNTEVLGKVVEAATGKRLADLIEDNIWKKVGLENDAFLMSDHVGGAVASGGLNAATKDMARIGKVLMNDGKNYLGEQVIPSDFISGLLQGDDNVRSAWKLSKEASLADGWYKDQFRLLNVGGYSILAMVGIHGQVVAMDKASGTVIAMNGGYPMTETPRMAISLFHKVIPAILDAVEH
- a CDS encoding alpha/beta hydrolase, with translation MKIKTWVLSLSLLSAATMANDFYVPSTISIEGQEFLTENFSHELRNASVIPEGMDTKGWKQLQVLSDEQVQPLNDAAMAIYKPIINETSIAGVPVVDIKPQGWKDNGKVLVYTHGGAYVAYTAKSSLASSVPVAADTGLRVISVDYTLAPHAKYDTITDQVITVIQGLTKQGYKMSDIAIYGDSAGGGLAAGSVLKMRDLGMELPAAVVLWSPWSDITDTGDSYHTLKDADPLYLYDLLLRPSAEAYAAKKDQKHPYVSPVYGDYSKPFPSTLIQAGTKELFLSNAVRLYQAIDSNGGEAKLDIYEGMWHVFQAFSFNIPEAKLARKKMATFLDEKLDTQG
- a CDS encoding outer membrane beta-barrel protein, producing MKKVLLACAVTSMLALSASATASEFTLNPMVGVSNSKAMGTKAAIGLEAGYSDFVFGYTYSGAEKGQNINTSFETDVMPGSPDVEMIQVNGSERNDYKAHTLYLGYQFDIGAGQLALKAGAEFSKLKSVGQYELNNATPGQETVDIAELSLNTASSTVIKPMIGVGYYMNNGLNFNLHYTFHNGDRDMKGTGSVLDARGTDAGPVSYSTSDKDFSTVMFTVGYRF
- a CDS encoding putative hemolysin gives rise to the protein MKNMNLDLFGKISFEKVLNGVFIGVGLVIIFLALAACSIHEEAAMANMSNPASDYCLALDGKLEIVSGPDGQQGICTLPSGEVIEEWELYRREHQDK
- a CDS encoding type II secretion system protein; the protein is MHASSVTLKADSGFTLVELVIVIVILGILSVVAAPKFINLKSDAHRSVLNGVRGAISSGNQLVYSKAVLQGKERQAVADVQLGGSLGSAVLTYGHIPSSLPVSQKASTKNIDSAAVYESITQILALDAEHLKDESSVATRQWGIYIEGGSDKFVNFVPRGLSVDSECHLQYTGINGEGEAVMLTLIDNGC